Proteins from one Oenanthe melanoleuca isolate GR-GAL-2019-014 chromosome 1, OMel1.0, whole genome shotgun sequence genomic window:
- the NDP gene encoding norrin: MLYLPLLLPARSSSTMGNHVLAASISMLSLLVMVGDTDSKTDGSFLMDSDPSRCMRHHYVDSISHPLYKCSSKMVLLARCEGRCSQSSRSEPLVSFSAVLKQPFRSSCHCCRPQTSKLKAMRLRCSGGMRLTATYRYILSCHCEECSS; the protein is encoded by the exons ATGCTCTACCTCCCTCTGCTGTTACCAGCGAGAAGTTCCTCGACGATGGGAAATCATGTACTCGCAGCTTCGATTTCCATGCTGTCGCTGCTGGTGATGGTGGGAGACACGGACAGTAAAACAGACGGGTCCTTCCTGATGGACTCGGACCCCAGCCGCTGCATGAGGCACCACTACGTGGATTCCATCAGCCACCCCCTGTACAAGTGCAGCTCCAAG ATGGTGCTGCTGGCTCGCTGCGAAGGCCGCTGCAGCCAGAGCTCGCGCTCGGAGCCCCTGGTTTCCTTCAGCGCCGTCCTCAAGCAGCCCTTCCGctccagctgccactgctgccgCCCCCAGACCTCCAAGCTGAAGGCCATGAGGCTGCGCTGCTCGGGGGGCATGCGGCTCACAGCCACCTACCGCTACATCCTCTCCTGCCACTGCGAGGAGTGCAGCTCCTAG